The sequence below is a genomic window from Rhizobium sp. NXC14.
GCCGGCGGCAGATGCGGCCGGCGCTGCGCGCCTTTATCGATTTCTTCAGGTATGTGGAGAGGGATGCGGGCGGCCGGTGAGGGCCGCCGCTCGGTTTGCCTCGTTTCGTCAGGCGGCTTTTGCCTTCTGGTTTGCCGCCGTCGTGGCGAGCTTGGTAAGGATCTTGTCGGTGGCCGTTTCCTCCTGCAGCGTCTGGTCGAGCAGCGCGACGACATCCTTCAGGCCGATCGTTGCGGCCCAGGTCTTCAGTGTGCCGTAACGGGCGATTTCATAGTGCTCGACCGCCTGGGCGGCGGAGATCAGCCCGGCATCCAGCGCCGGTGTGCCCTTGAATTCTTCCATGATCTCTTCGCCCTCGGCGATAATGCCCTGGATCGCCTCGCAGGTCTTGCCCTGGGCGCGCTTGCCGATCTTTTCAAAAACCTGCTGCAGGCGCTCGACCTGGGCTTCGGTTTCCTCGAGATGCTTCTGGAAACCGGCCTTCAGTTCGGAGGACTGGGCGGCGCGCGCCATCTTCGGCAGGGCGCGCAATATCTGCCGCTCGGCAAAATAGATGTCCTTGAGCGTGTCGTAGAAGAGATCTTCCAACGTCTTTTCCTTGGCCATTTTCTCGATCCTTGTTTTGGGAAAGGCCGCGAACGCGGCGACACACTAAGAAGCAAAGATCGCGCAATTTGTTCCCGACCGATTTCGGGTGGACTGGAAAACCGCACCGGGCAATCATCCTGCCGCCGATGTGGAGGAAGAAAAGCTCATGCGAAAGCCGGGTTCGATGAAAGGTCTGGAGGATCTCGGCCGCGTACGGCTGTCGCAAAACTTCTTCTTCCGCGATTTCCTCCATTCCGAAATCGCCGATTTCTACCGCATTCCCAATATTCCTGAGAATCCCGACCTTGCGATCGAGGCCGGCAGAAGACTTTGCGACGATTTGCTGGAGCCGCTGCAGACGACGTTCGGACGCCTGCACATCCGCTCCGGCTATCGTTCGCCTGAGGTGAACAAGTTCGGCAACGAGAACAATCTCAACTGTTCGACCAATGCCGCCACATCAGCGGATCATATCTGGGACATGCTCGATTTCGATGGCTGCATGGGCGCGACCGCCTGCATCGTCGTGCCGTGGATGATTGATCATTACCGCGACGAAAGAGATTGGCAGCGACTTGCCTGGTGGATCCACGATCACCTCCCTTATGCCTCGCTTTGTTTTTTCCCCAAGCTCTGGGCCTTCAACATCCAGTGGCACGAACGGCCGAAGCGGGTGATCCAGAGTTATATCAGGCCGCGCGGCATCCTCACCAAGCAGGGCATGGCGAACTGGGAAGGCGACCATTCCGGATGGTATGAGGGATTTCCCGCACTCAGAAACTGATACGGTAGCGGATATGACCGTCGCTTTCGACATAGCTGTCGTAGAGCGCTCGAGCGGCCCTGTTTCCTTCGCTCGT
It includes:
- a CDS encoding ferritin-like domain-containing protein — translated: MAKEKTLEDLFYDTLKDIYFAERQILRALPKMARAAQSSELKAGFQKHLEETEAQVERLQQVFEKIGKRAQGKTCEAIQGIIAEGEEIMEEFKGTPALDAGLISAAQAVEHYEIARYGTLKTWAATIGLKDVVALLDQTLQEETATDKILTKLATTAANQKAKAA